The following are encoded in a window of Flavobacterium psychrotrophum genomic DNA:
- a CDS encoding vWA domain-containing protein: MKKISILFIVMMFSLVGCSGDGDGFSGDGGPSSEGALPGNGQEPGQNEPGVITAGEWNDLDNWDFWKNLKQGQEYGSMETYWSFYTTSRISVHVTGPGGVPAINVPVVLQKGQDVVYAVRTDNKGKAELWQNLFSINQANAIEGITLNINNGGVVVNDVKYFSEGVNEVTLTQLSGVDNRVEVAFVVDATGSMGDELEYLKTELYDVISRVKTDNPQASVATSSLFYRDEGDNYVTRVSNFTDNVSTTLNFIKEQSADGGGDFPEAVHTALDKGVNELQWSSNAKTRILFLMLDAPPHYDPQVISDIHKSILKAAEKGIKVIPVTASGINKETEFLMRFFSIVTNGSYVFITNDSGVGNQHLEPSVGEYEVEFLNNLMVRLINKYAE; encoded by the coding sequence ATGAAAAAGATTTCTATCCTGTTTATTGTAATGATGTTTAGCCTTGTAGGGTGTAGTGGCGATGGTGATGGATTTTCCGGCGACGGAGGGCCATCAAGCGAAGGAGCGCTTCCGGGTAACGGACAGGAGCCCGGTCAAAATGAGCCGGGTGTTATAACTGCCGGCGAATGGAATGACCTTGATAATTGGGATTTCTGGAAAAACCTTAAACAAGGGCAGGAATATGGTAGTATGGAAACATACTGGTCGTTCTACACAACTTCAAGAATATCTGTGCATGTTACTGGTCCCGGTGGAGTCCCGGCAATAAATGTACCGGTAGTGTTGCAAAAGGGGCAAGATGTAGTATATGCTGTGCGTACTGATAATAAAGGTAAAGCTGAACTTTGGCAAAACCTCTTTAGTATTAATCAGGCTAATGCGATTGAAGGAATTACCCTGAATATTAATAACGGCGGTGTTGTTGTAAACGATGTAAAATATTTTTCTGAAGGTGTTAATGAGGTAACCCTGACTCAGCTTTCGGGTGTAGATAACAGGGTAGAAGTTGCCTTTGTAGTAGATGCCACAGGTTCTATGGGCGATGAGTTAGAATATTTAAAAACTGAGTTGTATGATGTTATAAGCAGGGTTAAAACCGATAACCCACAGGCATCTGTTGCTACATCGTCTTTATTTTACAGAGATGAAGGCGATAATTATGTAACGCGTGTTTCTAACTTTACAGATAATGTTTCTACCACGCTTAATTTTATAAAAGAACAGAGTGCTGATGGTGGAGGCGACTTTCCTGAAGCAGTACATACCGCGCTGGATAAAGGCGTTAATGAGCTGCAATGGTCGTCGAATGCTAAAACAAGGATTCTTTTTTTAATGCTCGATGCGCCACCTCATTATGATCCACAGGTAATTAGTGATATACATAAGTCAATACTTAAGGCTGCTGAAAAAGGCATCAAGGTTATTCCTGTTACAGCCAGTGGCATTAATAAGGAAACCGAGTTTTTAATGCGTTTCTTTTCTATTGTTACAAACGGTTCTTATGTGTTTATAACTAATGACAGCGGCGTGGGCAACCAGCATCTGGAGCCATCGGTAGGCGAATATGAGGTAGAATTTTTAAACAACCTTATGGTACGCCTTATTAATAAATATGCAGAATAA